The following proteins are encoded in a genomic region of Fusobacterium varium:
- a CDS encoding YvcK family protein: MEKEPKIVVIGGGSGISVVLRGLKYLPIDLTAIVTVADDGGSSGFLRKEFDMPAPGDLRNVMVALSNVEPLTEEVFQYRFKEDSFIGGHPLGNLLIIAMKELTGDIRTAVDRLRKLFNIKGKILPATTEKVVLMAEKENGKIVEGESHIPVIGEKIKRVYYKDEVEAPEENLKALEEADLIIFGIGSLYTSIIPNLLLKGIKESLKKSKAKKIYICNAMQQPGETEGYTVSDHIKAINDNIGEGVIDSVIVDPRDIPQDILVRYKSMNSDKVELDREKIKEYNVNLIERDILEIDPKGMVRHHPYKLSAIIYSLIDNWREFYV; the protein is encoded by the coding sequence ATGGAAAAAGAACCTAAAATAGTAGTAATTGGTGGGGGAAGTGGTATATCAGTAGTGCTTAGAGGGTTAAAATATCTTCCTATTGATCTAACAGCGATAGTTACAGTTGCAGATGATGGTGGAAGTAGTGGTTTTTTAAGAAAAGAGTTTGATATGCCAGCACCAGGAGATTTAAGAAATGTAATGGTAGCTCTAAGCAATGTTGAGCCATTGACTGAAGAGGTATTTCAATATAGATTTAAAGAGGATAGCTTTATAGGAGGACACCCTTTGGGGAATCTTCTAATAATTGCTATGAAGGAATTAACTGGAGATATAAGAACAGCAGTAGATAGATTGAGAAAACTTTTTAATATAAAAGGGAAGATTCTTCCAGCAACAACAGAGAAAGTTGTTTTGATGGCAGAAAAAGAGAATGGAAAAATTGTTGAGGGGGAATCACATATTCCTGTTATAGGTGAAAAAATAAAAAGAGTCTACTATAAAGATGAGGTTGAAGCACCAGAGGAAAATTTAAAAGCTTTAGAAGAGGCAGATCTTATTATTTTTGGAATAGGAAGTTTATATACAAGTATAATTCCAAATCTTTTATTAAAGGGAATAAAAGAGAGTTTGAAAAAGAGTAAGGCTAAAAAAATATATATTTGTAATGCTATGCAACAACCTGGAGAAACAGAGGGATACACAGTATCAGATCATATAAAAGCTATCAATGATAATATAGGTGAAGGGGTAATAGATAGTGTAATAGTGGATCCTAGAGATATTCCACAAGATATCTTAGTAAGATATAAAAGTATGAATAGTGATAAAGTTGAGTTAGATAGAGAAAAAATTAAAGAATATAATGTTAATCTGATAGAAAGAGATATTTTAGAGATAGATCCTAAAGGAATGGTAAGACACCATCCATATAAACTATCAGCTATTATCTATTCACTAATTGATAATTGGAGGGAATTTTATGTATAG